The Carassius carassius chromosome 34, fCarCar2.1, whole genome shotgun sequence genome has a segment encoding these proteins:
- the zmynd12 gene encoding zinc finger MYND domain-containing protein 12 produces MSATIIPLANPKGVKKLCELCQKPAKLHCTRCLVTFYCNSDHQQTDWTSIHGKVCSLLVSIHTPAPFGTLQSDREHHHKETLKKQKHLVEMAHLESQRWVSKKRFQDVLPAALLFLRWAMRVHGSSAVELVPAYLLLAQANIGLGSLSQAHEYLSKAEWTVMETPGCSHTVLHQLHRTLGRLHAAMGKYTSALTHFANDVYYASEMFGLGSTVTSGGYFLMADVFLKQNKPDIAQSLYTEVANSWHTHLCKLMDGISQSSTQPEKCFDEAQCVEADQMLGCILEFEEQCVKPRPEQSAMLAHSLAMLWLLCNNYTKALEYGKKAEALFQGLSEQNRLRESIHNLLQYAGKQLE; encoded by the exons ATGTCGGCAACTATTATCCCCCTAGCAAATCCTAAAGGAGTAAAGAAGCTGTGCGAACTTTGCCAGAAACCTGCAAAACTTCATTGCACAAGATGCCTGGTCACATTTTACTG taactCTGACCACCAGCAAACTGATTGGACCAGTATTCATGGAAAAGTATGTTCGTTGCTGGTATCTATCCACACACCTGCACCATTCGGCACACTGCAGTCCGACAGAGAGCATCACCACAAAGAAACACTGAAGAAACAG AAACATCTAGTAGAGATGGCTCATTTAGAGTCGCAGAGGTGGGTGTCCAAGAAGAGGTTTCAAGATGTGTTACCAGCCGCTCTCCTATTCCTGCGCTGGGCCATGCGAGTGCACGGATCCTCTGCTGTTGAACTGGTGCCAGCTTATCTACTGCTCGCACAGGCTAATATAG gttTAGGTTCTCTCTCCCAAGCACATGAGTATCTGTCTAAGGCCGAGTGGACAGTAATGGAAACACCAGGCTGCAGTCACACTGTCCTTCATCAGCTACACAGAACCCTGGGCCGCCTTCATGCTGCCatgggaaaatacacatctgCTCTCACTCACTTTGCTAATGAT GTGTACTATGCAAGTGAAATGTTTGGTTTGGGCAGTACTGTGACATCTGGAGGATATTTCCTTATGGCTGATGTGTTTCTGAAGCAAAACAAGCCTGACATTGCCCAGTCGCTCTACACAGAG GTGGCAAATTCATGGCACACTCACCTGTGTAAGTTGATGGATGGTATCAGTCAGAGCAGCACTCAACCAGAGAAGTGTTTTG ATGAGGCCCAGTGTGTGGAGGCTGATCAGATGTTGGGATGTATCTTAGAGTTTGAGGAACAGTGTGTGAAGCCTCGCCCTGAGCAGTCAGCCATGTTGGCACATTCTCTGGCTATGCTGTGGTTACTATGCAACAACTACACCAAG gcATTGGAGTATGGGAAGAAGGCTGAGGCGTTGTTCCAGGGGTTAAGTGAGCAAAACAGACTGAGAGAGTCAATCCATAATCTACTACAATATGCTGGAAAACAGTTGGAATGA